A stretch of Paenibacillus mucilaginosus 3016 DNA encodes these proteins:
- a CDS encoding TetR/AcrR family transcriptional regulator, with translation MAPRLSVRQHILNVASELFYREGIRSVGVDTIVERSEVSKATLYRHFPTKDDLIIAYLEAQDHINWVHFDEAVAKHEGCPKEQLLALIDATIELLEPGYHRGCAFLNALAEFSEEDHPVHLLAVEYNRALRLRISRLSQKAGVQDERLTDQLMLVINGALASVPVYGLSGPAAELTTVARYLIDLHIGKTECQA, from the coding sequence ATGGCTCCACGTCTATCCGTTCGTCAGCATATATTGAATGTCGCATCGGAACTGTTCTACCGCGAAGGCATCCGTTCCGTCGGTGTCGATACGATCGTCGAGCGCTCGGAAGTCAGCAAGGCAACGCTGTACCGCCATTTTCCGACCAAGGACGATTTGATCATCGCCTATCTGGAAGCCCAGGACCACATCAACTGGGTGCATTTTGACGAGGCCGTGGCGAAGCATGAAGGATGCCCCAAAGAGCAGCTTCTGGCCTTGATCGACGCCACCATCGAGCTGCTTGAACCCGGCTATCACCGGGGCTGCGCCTTTTTGAACGCCCTCGCCGAATTCTCGGAAGAGGATCATCCGGTCCACCTGCTCGCGGTGGAATATAACCGGGCGCTGCGGCTGCGGATCTCCCGTCTGAGCCAGAAGGCCGGTGTACAGGATGAGCGGCTCACGGACCAGCTCATGCTGGTCATCAACGGAGCGCTGGCTTCCGTTCCCGTATATGGTCTCTCCGGTCCGGCGGCTGAGCTGACTACCGTCGCACGGTACCTGATCGACCTGCATATCGGGAAGACGGAGTGCCAGGCTTGA
- a CDS encoding glycoside hydrolase family 43 protein, which translates to MKRINVWLAALLLLALLPVQGAFAAGTYIMDGADPSIIREGSMYYSVQSDNNGIHLRKAGSLTGLGDFATQTTVWWKPADLQQIWAPELVKINSEYWIFFAASPGQASESFEVLNARHRTYALKSSNPGGPYTFMGKVPLPDDRWSIDATVVSYDFKHYIVWSGWAGTTDGEQNLYIAQVDLNNPMRMLTGRHIVSQPREPWERKDVNPSTYVNEGPQPIVRDGRLLIAFSANGSWGSNYCLGYVRLKAGGDPLNVTHYAKSDSCKFQTSSTIVGPGHHSWILEGLYGSGLMAYHGVPASQANTGGDWWAKRDILYKSISWTTGNMWHSWENRNDSGPIPVLGEP; encoded by the coding sequence ATGAAGCGTATCAATGTGTGGCTGGCTGCCCTTCTGCTGCTGGCCCTTCTGCCGGTACAGGGCGCGTTCGCAGCGGGAACCTATATTATGGACGGTGCGGATCCCAGCATCATCAGGGAAGGAAGCATGTATTATTCCGTTCAATCCGACAACAACGGGATTCACCTCCGGAAGGCAGGCTCGCTTACGGGACTCGGCGACTTTGCGACCCAGACTACGGTGTGGTGGAAGCCGGCGGATCTGCAGCAGATTTGGGCTCCGGAGCTTGTGAAGATTAACAGCGAATACTGGATCTTCTTCGCGGCTTCGCCGGGACAGGCGTCCGAGTCCTTCGAGGTGCTGAATGCGCGCCACCGGACGTATGCGCTCAAGAGCTCCAATCCCGGCGGCCCCTACACCTTCATGGGCAAGGTGCCGCTGCCGGACGACCGGTGGTCGATCGACGCCACGGTGGTATCCTACGACTTTAAGCATTACATCGTCTGGTCCGGATGGGCGGGAACGACGGACGGCGAGCAGAACCTGTACATCGCCCAGGTGGATCTCAACAACCCCATGCGGATGCTTACCGGGCGGCATATCGTATCCCAGCCCCGAGAACCTTGGGAGCGCAAGGATGTAAATCCGTCCACCTACGTGAACGAGGGGCCCCAGCCGATCGTCAGGGACGGACGCCTGCTTATCGCATTCTCGGCCAATGGCAGCTGGGGAAGCAACTACTGCCTCGGGTATGTCAGGCTCAAGGCCGGCGGCGATCCGCTGAATGTCACGCATTATGCCAAGTCGGATTCCTGCAAGTTTCAGACAAGCAGCACGATCGTCGGTCCGGGGCATCACAGCTGGATTCTCGAGGGGCTCTACGGGAGCGGGCTGATGGCGTATCACGGCGTTCCCGCAAGCCAGGCGAACACCGGCGGGGACTGGTGGGCGAAGCGGGACATTCTGTACAAGAGCATCTCCTGGACCACAGGGAACATGTGGCACTCCTGGGAGAACCGCAATGATTCCGGACCGATCCCTGTTCTTGGGGAGCCGTAA
- a CDS encoding transposase yields MYTIRQEELFSLQELMEMAPENKYSIVFKTLDLLPALRVLNKRTHRGRPEELNYAAMVYAMLIGTIERIPTTKDLLKRLRTNEEFRRTCRFRGSDAIPSEASFSRLYTKLADSGVLWELQRQVISLAAAAGFVSPSFISFDSTHVEAEERQPRKEQEVESKAESNEQPVLEMEHSPSTSAKRLEDPRKKYKRGAPTKAEAERRRLEREAWEASLPLFERKLEDMLPYTFEQLKPLIPIHPSTSSKKGSNGKLMWWHGYKLHILADSKGHYILSALFSSAHVNDGRLAIPLLKKFQTDFPDWKVKHALADAGYDVMAVYKQVRSLGAWPLIDYNERAKKPPEGLNENFHPVCQEGHSYVYDSFDAKNKSLKFTRPQECKACPLEKSGRCQRVYKIKVEKDLRRFTVPARGSKSYKKIYKKRTTVERIFAYLKGYYGLGASRKRGKRAEVDAALSVLSYTLCQYAVDCMRQKQQKQAA; encoded by the coding sequence TTGTATACTATTCGTCAAGAAGAGCTGTTTTCCCTGCAAGAGCTTATGGAAATGGCACCAGAAAATAAATACAGCATCGTTTTCAAAACGCTTGACCTCTTACCTGCACTGCGCGTGCTCAACAAGAGAACGCACAGAGGCCGGCCAGAAGAGCTGAACTATGCGGCCATGGTATACGCTATGCTCATTGGGACCATTGAACGTATTCCGACCACAAAAGATTTGCTGAAGCGCTTGCGGACAAATGAAGAGTTCCGCAGGACTTGCCGTTTTCGCGGATCCGACGCTATTCCTAGTGAAGCTTCATTTTCACGGTTGTATACAAAACTCGCCGACTCCGGTGTGCTGTGGGAGCTGCAGCGCCAAGTCATTTCCCTCGCCGCTGCGGCGGGATTCGTCTCTCCCAGTTTTATTAGCTTTGACTCCACCCATGTAGAGGCAGAGGAACGCCAACCGCGTAAAGAACAGGAAGTGGAATCGAAGGCCGAGTCTAACGAACAACCTGTCCTTGAAATGGAACACTCCCCATCCACCAGCGCTAAGCGTCTGGAAGACCCGCGGAAGAAATATAAAAGGGGTGCGCCTACGAAGGCAGAGGCGGAGCGCCGCCGTTTGGAAAGAGAAGCATGGGAAGCTTCTTTGCCCCTGTTCGAACGTAAACTCGAGGATATGCTCCCTTACACATTTGAGCAGCTCAAACCGCTGATTCCTATACATCCAAGTACGAGCAGTAAAAAAGGCTCCAATGGAAAACTCATGTGGTGGCATGGATACAAACTGCATATTCTCGCAGACAGTAAAGGGCATTACATTTTGAGCGCCCTCTTCAGTTCCGCTCACGTAAATGACGGACGGCTGGCGATTCCGCTGCTAAAGAAGTTTCAAACCGATTTTCCTGACTGGAAGGTCAAACACGCCTTGGCTGATGCTGGATATGATGTTATGGCCGTCTACAAACAAGTAAGGAGCTTGGGAGCCTGGCCTCTAATTGACTATAACGAGCGAGCGAAAAAGCCGCCGGAAGGATTGAATGAGAATTTTCACCCGGTGTGTCAGGAAGGGCACTCTTACGTATATGACAGCTTCGATGCCAAGAACAAAAGCTTAAAATTCACTAGGCCCCAAGAGTGCAAAGCATGCCCGCTAGAAAAAAGCGGCAGGTGTCAAAGGGTCTATAAAATCAAGGTAGAGAAGGATCTCAGACGATTTACCGTACCAGCCAGGGGCAGTAAATCTTACAAAAAAATATACAAGAAACGGACAACGGTTGAGCGAATCTTTGCCTATCTGAAGGGTTACTACGGACTGGGGGCGTCTAGGAAGCGCGGTAAAAGAGCTGAGGTTGACGCCGCCCTGAGTGTTCTTAGCTACACGCTTTGTCAATATGCTGTTGATTGCATGCGCCAAAAACAACAAAAACAGGCAGCCTAA
- a CDS encoding polysaccharide lyase 8 family protein, with the protein MHSRIRLFFSLCLALTLLTTALPLPAVPAAEAAAPYDALRAKWKDVLTGGPSIDPSVPEVAAKIQAIESTAVGFQATLKRGADRDACKCLWPVSAAELPNRAYIFQSYDRIKALTLAYTTHGSSLQGDSALRTDIFEALDWLNANRFNASKPGPGSSQWWYGEIGAPLRLGEIMVMLYDELTPEQIAAWTAAIDYNSPISYSPIEEYKYMAANRVWRSIVHALRGINGETPEKMVQARDGLSDLTDGRRGDLNVFAYETTGDGFYPDGSFIQHGKFAYNGGYGNSLLKDLSDVMYLLQGTPWEVTDPRSAHVWKWVSDSFEPLLYRTGVMMDMVRGREVARYNFQDSTAGHKVTSSLIRLSLIAPDAEKAKLQSLVKELVSGDASFYTDASIEMIGRAGAIVNDPAIVPRGDISFNKTFPRMARAVHVRPGFGFGISMFSNNVANFENNFELRRGWYTGSGMTYTYTADREQYGDGFWATVDYYKLPGTTVDTKPRTLNVTESVYVNTDRRVGGVSDGQYGVVGMGLTAPGASGTSLTGKKAWFLFDDEVVSLGTDIRLSPDEPYTVETIVDNRKLNAAGDNALTVNGTPRVPALGSRENMTGVSWAHLAGNVPGSDIGYYFPGNNAVLNASRQARTGRWGDLNVNTKPTPDTPLTRNFAALWFDHGVSPQQASYQYVTLPNKTAAQTSAYAARPDIRVLANTATVQAVRERKHGMTGAFFWSAGQAAAAGISSSTVAAVLVKETPEGLNVSVADPTRAGTAPIELKLDESATGVISADPGVTVTQTYPCIRITVNPAGTEGRTLTVKFQQSGY; encoded by the coding sequence GTGCACTCCCGGATCCGGCTTTTTTTCTCGCTCTGCCTTGCCCTGACCCTGTTGACAACCGCACTGCCCCTGCCTGCAGTCCCTGCCGCCGAAGCGGCGGCTCCTTACGACGCCCTGCGGGCCAAGTGGAAGGATGTGCTCACCGGCGGGCCGTCGATCGACCCGTCAGTCCCCGAAGTTGCGGCGAAGATCCAAGCGATCGAAAGTACGGCCGTCGGCTTCCAGGCGACACTGAAGCGGGGAGCCGACCGCGACGCCTGTAAATGCTTGTGGCCCGTCTCGGCCGCCGAGCTGCCGAACCGCGCGTATATCTTCCAGAGCTATGACCGGATCAAGGCGCTCACCTTGGCTTATACGACCCATGGCAGCTCGCTCCAGGGCGACAGCGCCCTGCGTACGGACATCTTCGAAGCGCTCGACTGGCTGAACGCCAACCGGTTCAACGCCTCCAAGCCCGGCCCCGGCTCCTCCCAGTGGTGGTACGGGGAGATCGGCGCCCCGCTGCGGCTTGGCGAGATCATGGTCATGCTGTACGACGAGCTGACCCCGGAGCAGATCGCCGCCTGGACGGCCGCGATCGACTACAACTCCCCGATCTCCTACAGCCCGATCGAGGAGTACAAGTACATGGCCGCCAACCGGGTATGGCGTTCCATCGTGCACGCGCTGCGCGGCATCAATGGAGAGACCCCCGAGAAGATGGTGCAGGCCCGCGACGGGCTCAGCGACCTGACGGACGGTCGCCGCGGCGATCTCAACGTGTTTGCATATGAGACTACCGGGGACGGCTTCTATCCCGACGGCTCCTTCATCCAGCACGGCAAGTTCGCGTATAACGGCGGGTACGGCAACTCGCTGCTCAAGGACCTCTCCGACGTCATGTACCTGCTGCAGGGAACCCCCTGGGAAGTCACCGATCCGCGGAGCGCCCATGTATGGAAGTGGGTATCGGATTCCTTCGAGCCCCTGCTCTACCGCACCGGGGTCATGATGGACATGGTGCGGGGGCGGGAGGTCGCCCGCTATAACTTTCAGGACAGCACCGCGGGGCACAAAGTGACCTCCAGCCTCATCCGGCTGTCCCTGATCGCGCCGGACGCCGAGAAAGCGAAGCTCCAAAGCCTCGTCAAGGAGCTCGTCAGCGGGGACGCCAGCTTCTATACGGACGCTTCGATCGAGATGATCGGCCGCGCAGGAGCCATCGTGAACGATCCGGCTATCGTCCCCCGCGGGGACATTTCGTTCAACAAAACGTTCCCCCGCATGGCCCGCGCCGTCCATGTGCGTCCCGGCTTCGGCTTCGGGATCAGCATGTTCTCGAACAACGTGGCGAACTTCGAGAACAACTTCGAGCTCCGCCGGGGCTGGTACACCGGCTCGGGCATGACCTACACCTATACAGCCGACAGGGAACAGTACGGCGACGGGTTCTGGGCGACGGTCGACTACTACAAGCTGCCCGGCACCACGGTTGATACGAAGCCCCGGACCTTGAACGTCACCGAATCCGTCTACGTGAACACCGACCGCCGGGTCGGCGGCGTGTCCGACGGTCAGTATGGCGTGGTCGGCATGGGCCTCACGGCGCCCGGCGCATCGGGCACCTCGCTCACCGGCAAGAAGGCCTGGTTCCTGTTCGACGATGAAGTCGTCTCTCTCGGCACCGACATCCGACTGAGCCCTGACGAGCCCTATACCGTGGAGACGATCGTCGACAACCGGAAGCTGAACGCGGCCGGCGACAACGCGCTGACAGTGAACGGGACGCCCCGCGTGCCTGCGCTCGGCTCCCGGGAGAACATGACCGGCGTCTCGTGGGCCCATCTGGCAGGTAACGTGCCCGGCTCGGACATCGGCTACTATTTCCCGGGAAACAACGCCGTGCTGAACGCTTCGCGTCAAGCCAGAACCGGCCGGTGGGGTGACCTCAACGTCAACACGAAGCCGACGCCCGATACGCCGCTCACCCGCAATTTCGCGGCGCTCTGGTTCGATCACGGGGTGAGCCCGCAGCAGGCATCGTACCAATACGTGACGCTGCCGAACAAGACGGCTGCACAGACCTCCGCCTACGCCGCGCGTCCTGACATCCGTGTCCTGGCGAACACCGCCACGGTTCAGGCTGTGCGGGAACGCAAGCATGGGATGACCGGAGCCTTCTTCTGGAGCGCCGGGCAGGCGGCTGCCGCCGGCATCTCCAGCTCTACGGTGGCAGCCGTCCTTGTGAAGGAAACGCCGGAGGGCCTGAACGTCTCCGTCGCCGATCCGACGCGCGCCGGCACCGCCCCCATCGAGCTCAAGCTCGACGAATCTGCCACCGGCGTCATCTCGGCCGATCCCGGCGTGACCGTCACGCAGACGTACCCGTGCATCCGCATCACAGTGAATCCCGCGGGCACGGAAGGCCGGACGTTGACCGTGAAATTCCAGCAGAGCGGATATTAG
- a CDS encoding SRPBCC family protein — protein sequence MITCSTEVEIEAPIELCFDRARCIELHTQTVWKHTRERAVEGRTAGMIGAGETVTFQARHFLVTQRLTSRIVEYDRPRRFVDEMLSGAFKSMRHEHTFAQLGPHTTLMRDTLVFSAPFGALGWIVERVILRRYMLSFLKYRNRQLKSRIEEEWGNA from the coding sequence ATGATTACTTGTTCAACCGAGGTAGAGATTGAGGCGCCGATCGAACTATGCTTCGATAGGGCACGATGCATCGAGCTTCATACCCAGACCGTATGGAAGCATACGAGAGAACGGGCCGTAGAAGGAAGAACCGCCGGGATGATCGGGGCAGGGGAAACGGTCACCTTTCAGGCGAGGCACTTTCTTGTCACCCAGAGGCTGACGTCCCGAATCGTGGAATATGACAGACCAAGAAGATTTGTCGATGAGATGCTTAGCGGCGCCTTCAAAAGCATGAGGCATGAGCATACATTCGCGCAGCTTGGCCCGCATACCACTTTGATGAGGGACACGCTGGTATTCTCAGCCCCCTTCGGCGCGCTCGGCTGGATCGTAGAGAGAGTGATTCTGAGAAGATACATGCTTTCCTTCCTGAAGTATCGAAACCGGCAGCTCAAATCCAGGATCGAAGAAGAGTGGGGGAATGCCTGA
- a CDS encoding helix-turn-helix domain-containing protein — protein MVIHTPTNLALQKLGIYVRANADDWQYNWPVHTHEGLEVYYFIRGDANYIIGDNIFDLSPGDMLLFRGSTIHRVNPTKDVPYIRSYVNFTESFLQGQMPAEILQKLMSLFEAPNGMLIRWSLEERKEIETYFQSLHRENERESFGYELILKTLLTQLLIAVYRKAKRLHEIAPVVQPTHTQENVRRILQYVNQHFTENFSLQTLSGALHLNKYYICHCFKEVTGCTVNNYIISKRIEEAKKMLRTTDEPVGLISEKLGFNTAVHFSRSFKKYAGMSPQHFRKKGLGT, from the coding sequence TTGGTCATTCATACGCCCACCAATCTGGCTCTACAAAAATTAGGCATATACGTAAGGGCGAACGCAGACGATTGGCAGTACAACTGGCCTGTTCATACCCATGAAGGGCTTGAGGTTTATTACTTCATACGCGGGGATGCGAACTATATTATCGGTGATAATATTTTTGATCTGTCGCCGGGAGATATGCTTCTCTTTCGCGGAAGCACGATACATAGGGTCAACCCGACCAAGGATGTTCCCTATATCCGCAGCTATGTCAATTTTACAGAATCTTTTTTGCAAGGGCAGATGCCGGCAGAGATCTTGCAGAAGCTCATGTCTCTGTTCGAAGCCCCGAATGGAATGTTAATTCGCTGGTCCTTGGAAGAGCGGAAAGAGATCGAGACTTACTTTCAGTCCCTTCACCGGGAGAACGAGCGGGAGTCGTTCGGATACGAACTGATTTTGAAAACGCTCTTAACTCAATTGTTGATCGCCGTTTATCGAAAGGCCAAACGATTGCATGAAATTGCGCCTGTGGTACAGCCAACGCACACGCAGGAGAATGTCCGCCGTATTCTGCAATATGTCAATCAGCATTTTACGGAAAACTTCTCGCTTCAGACCTTGTCCGGTGCCCTGCACCTCAACAAATATTATATTTGCCATTGTTTCAAAGAGGTTACCGGCTGCACGGTCAACAACTACATCATCAGCAAAAGGATTGAGGAAGCGAAGAAAATGCTTCGTACGACGGATGAGCCCGTCGGGTTGATCTCAGAGAAGCTGGGGTTCAACACAGCGGTTCATTTCAGCCGTTCGTTCAAGAAGTACGCTGGCATGTCGCCGCAGCATTTTCGCAAAAAAGGCCTTGGGACGTAA
- a CDS encoding ABC transporter substrate-binding protein: MNTKMKTISIGMAMVLTTLMTAACAQKESGGGSAAGGKKAALDFVWFSDGNEGALMKGIIEEYEAKNTNVDINMIEVPYKDLSTKLKTMISGGKPPALARISTSELGAFANQAVDLGETNGGLDAYTGQFVDSLKPFYVVNNKAVAAPMDVTANGLIYNKTLFDKAGVKVPTSPDAVWTWDEFSAALKQVMDKGGAKYGLVWDYTPQRWSTLLYQFGGSLMSADGTKAAINNEAGVQAAEFFKKLHTDGIAPTSVWLGGENPNNLFRSGTVAAHLAGNWMISNYKDISNFEWGVTYMPKAKQRSSVPGGKFAMAFKKSGVEKEAADFINYITTKEVNAKYTREALFLSPRKDNAKLDYAFGKEMMEVFSNELNSTAPAAAEDWSKQTIVPKFSNDLKKALSEIVGGKTPAQEGLDEVAGLIDKAISEDKK, encoded by the coding sequence ATGAACACAAAAATGAAAACGATCTCTATTGGTATGGCGATGGTTCTGACGACCCTGATGACCGCTGCATGCGCCCAGAAGGAATCGGGAGGAGGGTCGGCGGCCGGCGGCAAAAAGGCAGCGCTGGACTTTGTCTGGTTCTCGGATGGAAATGAAGGCGCACTCATGAAAGGCATCATTGAGGAATACGAGGCCAAGAACACCAATGTAGACATCAATATGATCGAAGTTCCTTATAAAGACCTGTCCACGAAATTGAAAACGATGATCTCGGGCGGCAAGCCTCCGGCCTTGGCGAGAATCAGTACGTCGGAGCTTGGCGCGTTTGCCAATCAGGCGGTGGACCTGGGTGAGACGAACGGCGGGTTGGACGCCTACACAGGACAATTCGTCGATTCTTTGAAACCGTTTTATGTAGTGAACAACAAAGCGGTAGCCGCTCCGATGGACGTGACCGCGAACGGATTGATTTACAATAAAACCTTGTTTGACAAAGCCGGAGTGAAGGTGCCGACTTCCCCTGATGCGGTCTGGACGTGGGATGAATTCTCCGCTGCCCTGAAGCAGGTGATGGACAAAGGCGGGGCCAAATACGGTCTGGTATGGGACTATACCCCGCAGCGATGGTCTACGCTGCTGTATCAATTCGGGGGAAGCCTCATGAGTGCGGATGGAACCAAAGCGGCCATCAACAACGAAGCAGGGGTACAAGCGGCGGAGTTCTTCAAAAAGCTGCATACCGACGGGATTGCCCCGACATCCGTGTGGCTCGGCGGGGAGAACCCGAACAACTTGTTCCGCAGCGGTACGGTTGCCGCCCATTTGGCAGGGAACTGGATGATCAGCAACTATAAAGATATATCGAACTTCGAATGGGGCGTTACGTACATGCCGAAGGCGAAACAGCGTTCGTCCGTACCGGGCGGCAAATTCGCCATGGCGTTCAAAAAATCCGGCGTGGAGAAGGAAGCCGCCGACTTCATCAACTATATCACCACGAAAGAAGTCAATGCGAAATATACCCGGGAGGCCTTGTTCCTCAGCCCGCGCAAAGACAACGCGAAGCTGGACTATGCTTTTGGCAAAGAGATGATGGAAGTGTTCTCGAACGAGCTGAACAGCACTGCTCCGGCCGCAGCGGAGGATTGGTCCAAGCAGACGATTGTACCTAAATTCAGCAACGATCTGAAGAAGGCGCTTTCAGAGATTGTCGGGGGGAAAACACCGGCACAGGAAGGCCTGGATGAGGTTGCAGGCTTGATTGATAAAGCGATTAGTGAAGACAAGAAATAA
- a CDS encoding carbohydrate ABC transporter permease: MAVPASALKARRVRKPGQTKTWIPYLFVLPNLLIFTTFIVIPMVIGFIYSFHEYDGLNPMEFVGFGNYTEIFANDEFWSALARTALYALIVVPAICCLSLAVAMMLIQPIRCKGLFRSIFYWPTMISYIIVGLTWKWIFGDFGVFNYLMTLLGMEPLHFLSDSFYANVSVIIATIWSRLGFYMVIFMAGLQAIPNDYYEAARLDGASKPRVFLTITLPLLKPTTVLVVMLTLIEAFKAYPLLFALTGGGPGQDTTYIVQYIYETGFAKQELGMASAMSVILFVLISMFTALQFKLSKGGSD; encoded by the coding sequence ATGGCTGTACCAGCCTCGGCGTTAAAAGCAAGAAGGGTCCGGAAGCCGGGACAAACGAAGACATGGATACCGTATTTGTTTGTCCTGCCTAACTTGCTGATTTTTACCACCTTTATCGTCATTCCCATGGTCATCGGCTTCATTTATTCTTTCCATGAATATGACGGCTTGAACCCGATGGAGTTTGTAGGTTTCGGCAATTACACAGAGATCTTTGCGAACGACGAATTTTGGAGCGCACTGGCAAGAACCGCTCTGTATGCGCTGATTGTCGTGCCGGCGATTTGCTGCCTGTCTCTCGCCGTAGCGATGATGCTCATCCAGCCCATCCGGTGTAAAGGGTTATTTCGCTCCATATTTTATTGGCCCACGATGATTTCCTATATCATTGTCGGTCTGACATGGAAATGGATTTTCGGCGATTTTGGGGTATTCAATTACTTGATGACCCTGCTTGGCATGGAACCTCTTCATTTCTTATCGGATTCCTTCTATGCCAATGTCTCGGTCATCATCGCAACGATTTGGTCGCGTCTTGGGTTTTACATGGTGATTTTCATGGCCGGTCTCCAGGCGATACCGAACGATTATTATGAGGCGGCCCGATTGGACGGGGCATCCAAGCCCCGCGTATTCTTGACGATTACTCTTCCGCTGCTCAAGCCTACGACCGTGCTCGTCGTGATGCTGACGCTGATTGAAGCCTTCAAAGCGTATCCGCTTTTGTTTGCGCTCACGGGGGGCGGACCCGGCCAGGATACGACCTATATCGTGCAGTATATCTACGAAACCGGATTTGCCAAGCAGGAGCTGGGTATGGCCAGCGCCATGTCCGTCATCTTGTTCGTTCTGATTTCGATGTTCACCGCACTGCAGTTCAAGCTGTCCAAGGGAGGCTCCGATTAA
- a CDS encoding carbohydrate ABC transporter permease: protein MELKASARTALYLLLFAMAALWLFPVLWIVLSSFKTNNDLYSFPPRFWPEPFTFEHFTAAFEKGNFGRYFINSAIVTVSSTILLLLINSMAGFALAKYQFTGATVLLVGFVSTLMVPLEVIMIPIFKVLSVLGLFNTLLALIIPPAATPTGVFLLRQYLLTVPEELLEAARMDGASEWRIYSRIILPICKPILAVLAIFSFMWRWDDFLWPLIGISDPSLYTIQLALSNFIGEYNVDWGSLLAMSVITMIPVLVVFILFQRQFVSGMVTSGMK from the coding sequence GTGGAATTGAAAGCATCCGCCAGAACGGCACTTTATCTTCTTTTATTTGCCATGGCAGCCTTATGGTTGTTTCCCGTGCTTTGGATTGTGCTCTCGTCCTTCAAGACGAACAATGATTTGTACAGCTTTCCCCCGAGATTCTGGCCGGAGCCCTTCACCTTCGAGCACTTTACGGCGGCGTTTGAGAAGGGCAACTTCGGCCGCTACTTCATCAACAGTGCGATTGTCACGGTCAGCTCAACGATCCTGCTGCTGCTGATCAACTCCATGGCGGGGTTCGCGCTGGCGAAATATCAATTTACAGGGGCTACGGTGCTGCTCGTCGGCTTCGTGTCCACCTTGATGGTTCCCCTGGAAGTTATCATGATCCCTATCTTTAAAGTGCTCAGCGTCCTCGGATTGTTCAACACGCTGCTGGCTCTGATCATTCCGCCGGCGGCCACTCCGACAGGCGTATTTCTGCTGAGGCAGTATTTGCTTACCGTGCCGGAAGAGCTGCTTGAGGCGGCCCGGATGGACGGTGCGTCCGAGTGGCGCATTTATTCGCGGATCATTCTGCCGATCTGCAAGCCGATTCTGGCGGTGCTCGCGATTTTCTCATTCATGTGGCGGTGGGATGACTTCCTGTGGCCGCTGATCGGCATCAGCGATCCGTCTCTGTACACGATTCAGTTGGCCTTGTCCAACTTCATTGGGGAATATAACGTCGACTGGGGCAGCCTGCTGGCGATGTCCGTCATCACGATGATCCCGGTGCTTGTCGTGTTCATCCTGTTCCAGCGTCAATTTGTCAGCGGGATGGTCACCTCGGGGATGAAGTAA